One Arachis hypogaea cultivar Tifrunner chromosome 18, arahy.Tifrunner.gnm2.J5K5, whole genome shotgun sequence genomic window, GCTCTTTTGCAATTTGATGTCCACTCAAAATCTgcttttcagtttttattttttattttgaatgctattgatgagcggataatttatacgctttttggcattgtttttagtatgtttttagtagaatctagttacttttagggatgttttcattagtttttatgttaaattcacatttttggactttactatgagtttgtgtatttttctgtgatttcaggtattttctggctgaaattgagggacttgagcaaaaatcagattcagaggttgaagaagaactactgatgctgttggattctgacctccctgcactcaaagtggattttttggagctacagaactcaaaatgatgcgcttctaattgcgttggaaagtagacatccagggctttccagcaatatataataatccatactttggctgagtttagattatgtaaaagggcgttgaacgccagttctacgctgctgtcgggagttaaacgccagaaacacgtcacaagccagagttgaacgccagaaatatgttacaaactggcgttcaactccaagattgacctctacacgtgtaacattcaagctcagcccaagcacacaccaagtgggccccggaagtggatttatgcatcaattacttacttctgtaaaccctagtaactagtttattataaataggactttttactattgtattagacatctttgatcagttttatgctatcttagactttcatgggggctggccatttggccatgcctgaaccattatcacttatgtattttcatatggtagagtttctgcactccatagattaaggtgtggagctctgctgttcgtcaaagattaatgcaaagtactactttttctattcaattcaacttattccgcttctaagatattcattcgcacttcaacctgattgtgatgaacgtgacaatcatcatcattcccccacgaacgcgtgcctgacaaccacttccgttccaccttagattgaatgagtatctcttggatctcttaatcagaatcttcgtggtataagctagattgatggcggcattcatgagagtccggaaagtctaaaccttgtctgtggtattccgagtaggactctgggattgaatgactgtgacgaacttcaaactcgcgagtgctgggcgtagtgacagacgcaaaaggagggtgaatcttattccagtatgatcgagaacctcagatgattagccgtgctgtgacagagcatttggaccattttcacaagaggatgggatgcagccattgacaagggtgatgcctccagacgattagccatgcagtgacagcgcatcggaccattttccagagaggataaaaagtagccattggcaacagtgatgtccttacataaagccagccatggaaaggagtaagactgattggatgaagacagcaggaaagcagaggttgagaggaacgaatgcatctctatacgcttatctgaaattctaaccaatgaattacataagtatttctatccttattttctatttattattaatattcgaaaactccataactatttgatatccgcctgactgagatttacaaggtgaccatagcttgcttcataccaacaatctccgtgggatcgacccttactcacgtaaggtttattacttggacgacccagtgcacttgctggttagttgtatcgaagttgtgaatgaaaaacgatttattaagacgtgcgtacagagtttctggtgccgttgcctgagatcacaatttcgtgcaccagctataTAGAATATTTTGGATTCTGGATTCTGTAATTCTGGATTTTTGAATGTTATATTCAATTTTGTAATATGGATTATCTTTATGATGGGAACAATGGAATacttaatgatgattatgattacTAATGAGTAGTGTCTTTATTTAGTTGAAaacttgtttaatttttgaatgcTATATTCAATTTTtgattatatattgaattttttttataatttcactgtatatttaattaaatcggtttgACTACGGTTCGACCCTggttgaaccattgaaccagtcacTTGACCGGTTCAATGATCGGTCcagttctcgcaaccttgcttGCAACGTTGCTGAAAACCCAGCAAGCTTGTGTTCATCCCCATACTTAGAATGAAAGGAACACAGTGCAAAACAATAAATAGAGGAGCGCATGGGAAAATGAAGCTTAAGGAAGAAATTCTATGTAAATCATCATACCCCTGAGCACGACAAAATTTACATGGAATCGAATTTGTGGGGACATTTAAGGGGCGCAGGCCCTGCTACTCCAACACGGGGTGATGGTGATGGATTTGGGGAGGTGGAGGAGGGAAGGGTACACAAAGAGGATAGAGAGGTGGATGGAGGTTCAGAAGAGCGCACGAATCTACGAGCTCGGGTCCTTGCCGCCATTCCTTCTGGTGTTTGCGGGATATGTGATGCCAATCGAGCACCGGTGGAACCAGCATGGATTGGGAGGTGATAACGTTAAGGGAAGCTGCTGGGACCTCCACGCTGGCCCGGTGAGCCTCCTGCATTGGTCCGACAGCGGGAAGCCATGGACCCGATGAGCCTTCTGCCTTGGGAATTAGGGTTCATCtatttagggactaatttgaatTGTTCTAAAAGACTTATCTTGTCAGCAACAAAAGGATATTACTTGGCGTCCGCCACGTCGGCAGATAACGGGACACGTCAGCGAACGTTTGTCATCTCAGCGAAGGAAATAATGACGGAAGGACGGACTTGATCATGTTGGTTATCTTTCGGGGACGAAttcgattaattttatttttcggaGACGAAAATGAAGATCGGAGTATCTTTTaaggacgattttgactattaactctcctaactaataaataataattaataattaatattactcTCTAACCTACGTATAAATGGTCTTTATCACTaggctataataataataataataataataataataataataataataataataataaatcataacttCTCACTTTCCACATTCCCCAATCAAGGAAAATGAGAAGGTGGATCCACTCTATATAATCATAATTCACCTTTCTTCACTCTCATTCCCGAAGGAAAAAAATGGCAACTCGTGATCACTATCTTCTTGTGCTACAATTAACAACCTTATTCTGCTTTTCTCACTCACTCGATAGTAACGGTGGCTTCAGTGTGGAACTCATCCACAAAGACTCACCAAAATCCCCATTCTACAACCCCTTTGAAACCCCATTCCAAAGATTAAGCAAGGCTTTTCAACGCTCCATGAACCGTGTGAAACGCTTTTACCCACATTCAAAAGCGTTGTCAAATGCACCACAAGCGGACATAATTTCAAACCAAGGAGAATATCTCATGAGATATTCAATTGGGACCCCACGAATTGAGATCTTAGGCATAGCTGACACAGGAAGTGACCTTATTTGGTCACAATGCAAGCCTTGTGATGATTGTTATAACCAAACAAACCCAATCTTTGACCCTTCAAATTCCACAACATACAAATCTATTCCTTGCAACACAAGGGTGTGTGAATCATTGGTACAATCTTCTTGTGCTAAAACAACAAATGAGTATTCTACTTGTGAATACAGTATGTCCTATGGTGATGGTTCATACTCCATTGGTGGTCTTGCATTTGACACACTCACACTGGGCTCAACCTCAGGTAGCCAAATTTCATTCCCCAACATATCAATCGGTTGTGGCCACAACAATCATGGAACCTTCGACTCGAATGGTTCCGGGATTGTTGGGTTAGGTGGTGGTTCTGTCTCGCTCCCTTCCCAAATCGGCCCTTCAATAGGGTTCAAATTCTCGTACTGTTTGATTCCTTTCATGTATTCAAACAATACAACAAGCAAGATAAACTTCGGACAAACGGCTTTAGTTTCCGGTCCTGGGACGGTTTCCACGCCCATTGTTCAAGGTCCTATTGAAACCTTCTATTACCTTACATTAGAAGGAATCAGTGTTGGAAGAAAGAGGCTCGATTTTGTTAATGGAAAAACCAAAGTAGTTGAAGAAGGTAACATTATCATTGACTCAGGGACATTTCTAACTTTCCTTCCGGAAGATCTGTACTCGGAATTGGAGTCTGAGGTGGCATCACAGGTGAATTTGCCAAGAGTGAGGACAGAGGTGCTCAATCTTTGTTACAAGTCCCCGGGGAATAAAATTGAGGGTCCAACTATTACTGCACACTTTGGTGGCGCTGATGTTGAGTTGAACACTGCCAACACTTTTGTTAGTGTCTCTGATGGCGTGGCTTGCTTGGCTTTTGCGGCGGCCGAAAGTAACGGCGCCATATATGGCAACTTGGCTCAGGCGAACTACTTGGTGGGTTATGATATGCAAAACAAGGTTGTGTCGTTTAAGCCCACTGATTGTTCTAAAGTGTGATGATGGTTAAATTGTATTGTCTGTTCAgttatgaaaaattgaaaattatgcaaaataattttataatctaTAATCTATAATCTATAATCTATATCTATAatctatatctatatctatatctataatATATCTTAAAAAGCAGTCTTTGATTGCTGATGTggcttcttctccttcattcttgcagttttttaaatattttctttggctgggttttctaattttttttatttcattgtatATATTTTCAATGCATGTGTTATTTACTTATTTGACTGTCGTTATTcgctattatttatttttttttactatttagatTTAATGTACTTCTtctctttaatattttaataaaaaaagtctCGGTATATTGTCAATGCATGTGTTGTTGAATGTatttattttctttgaaatacatagaaaatttTGTGATAGCTAGGGGTTATAAAGTTTCTGCTATCTCTGGtggtaaacctaattaaaatctTAGATGTTAGTTTAGCTCAATATAATATATACTAGATCCACAAGTATATATTTCCCCATTTTTTGTTCTCCATTATTTGGTCTCTATTGTTTTTTCATGAAATGGTCAGATACGGATCCAGATATCTAACAATGAaagagttaaaaattaaaattttgtataattaaatataatattatatatttaataattgacataattataattaattttttaattaaaaaattaataaatattttttaaataaagaattatctcagtttttataatttttttataatttttttataattttacatctaataaaatataaaattatttatttttaaatattttgttaattaatttactttagtAAGTATTTATGTGTAGCAAGTTAAATTTGTATGTTTTATATCATTATAAAATGAcatcaaataatataaattaattttactaataattttgttatgtaaatttaaaatatattaaaatatttttatataataatagggataaaaggtaataaaaaataataaaaaagaaacaactaaatttctaattaaaaaaagaataatatt contains:
- the LOC112770218 gene encoding aspartic proteinase CDR1-like, translated to MNRVKRFYPHSKALSNAPQADIISNQGEYLMRYSIGTPRIEILGIADTGSDLIWSQCKPCDDCYNQTNPIFDPSNSTTYKSIPCNTRVCESLVQSSCAKTTNEYSTCEYSMSYGDGSYSIGGLAFDTLTLGSTSGSQISFPNISIGCGHNNHGTFDSNGSGIVGLGGGSVSLPSQIGPSIGFKFSYCLIPFMYSNNTTSKINFGQTALVSGPGTVSTPIVQGPIETFYYLTLEGISVGRKRLDFVNGKTKVVEEGNIIIDSGTFLTFLPEDLYSELESEVASQVNLPRVRTEVLNLCYKSPGNKIEGPTITAHFGGADVELNTANTFVSVSDGVACLAFAAAESNGAIYGNLAQANYLVGYDMQNKVVSFKPTDCSKV